In a single window of the Megalobrama amblycephala isolate DHTTF-2021 linkage group LG3, ASM1881202v1, whole genome shotgun sequence genome:
- the si:dkey-19b23.10 gene encoding uncharacterized protein si:dkey-19b23.10 encodes MADHTSPEPESLSFAPMFRPQAEGQRSSHNLYQQSSLSGLGPFEVTCEATDGTGSALNGIDQSGNAAYWGNTSPVSSMGLNRNKAQAGVYETDWSSHCHQQEVADCYETTEHQQQKLDSFSEAFCSRNTSRMLGGGEQSGFNNSTPPSHSLSFPLVLSPPPTPLPPPSFSPPKRPQHFLPGQILSQSQTQTDGSLQFFPSLPSPSTGRYNHPIWLQLQDDGNYNLDLTQHLQQESNSSLVYSEHGGPHLKQINSLQKECSLQMSLNHTLAQDHPQSCVQQHLGHEPGTSEDHMTWPQMGQSSHSYGPSLHQSSLHVQGSGPGEGSRISFGLNFSSGSSDKPLGSSSTQNVPGSVYTGVPFNSVIQLSRELMENWEGTVPHCTPPPMLNPTRSGTGLFCNLLSSFAVENRAMWTGERKDDDSQRCINIGPEFQAELPDLIIDRREHGVYPEEVVREELLWKPWAELEENDTLLQHVENLLDLSASSVLPGGGANLELALHSLSRCNGNILAALEMLLFKDSPPSENYHYSGTDIWTLSEQRLFHKAFTIYGKDFSFIHKMVRTKQVSQCIEFYYNSKRLSEKQRKQSERERESLEEERLAAVINQVLPSPKMLANQPSIERLIHTPPLPTSFPCKQCGKMFYKIKSRNAHMKIHRQQQEDWREKLQIHPNHNLTRALAHPNQTHHQNHILTQSLIQNLVQSQSQLAFLQSTKTQSTCPTSSTSCMASTQNPQIVSKAPPLSLHTGHQQTWGSLHSVETGSLFYNRGSVVNGLHLSIPDSASKQWTDTQ; translated from the exons ATGGCTGACCATACATCTCCCGAACCCGAGTCGCTCTCCTTCGCTCCGATGTTTCGACCTCAGGCagaaggtcaaaggtcaagtcACAATCTTTACCAGCAAAGTTCATTAAGTGGCCTCGGCCCGTTTGAAGTGACGTGTGAAGCCACGGATGGCACTGGGAGTGCTCTGAATGGAATAGATCAATCGGGGAACGCAGCTTACTGGGGGAATACGTCCCCCGTGTCCTCTATGGGACTCAACAGGAACAAGGCACAAGCTGGAGTGTATGAGACCGACTGGAGTTCTCACTGCCACCAACAGGAGGTGGCGGACTGTTACGAAACAACTGAGCATCAGCAACAAAAACTGGATTCTTTCTCCGAGGCGTTTTGCAGTCGCAACACTTCACGAATGCTGGGTGGAGGAGAGCAGAGCGGCTTCAACAACTCTACTCCTCCTTCACATTCCCTTTCCTTCCCTCTGGTTCTTAGCCCACCTCCGACGCCCCTGCCTCCTCCATCCTTCTCTCCTCCCAAACGACCTCAACACTTCCTGCCCGGACAGATCTTGAGCCAATCGCAGACGCAGACGGATGGGTCGTTGCAGTTCTTTCCCTCTCTTCCTTCCCCGTCCACCGGCAGGTACAATCACCCCATTTGGCTCCAGCTACAAGATGATGGCAACTACAATTTGGACTTAACGCAACACCTCCAACAAGAGTCAAACTCCTCCCTGGTTTATTCAGAGCATGGAGGCCCTCATCTGAAACAAATAAACTCCCTGCAGAAAG AATGTTCACTGCAAATGTCCCTCAACCATACACTTGCTCAAGATCACCCTCAGTCCTGCGTGCAGCAGCATCTGGGTCACGAGCCTGGGACGTCTGAAGATCACATGACATGGCCTCAG ATGGGGCAATCATCACATTCATATGGACCTAGTCTGCACCAGTCCAGTCTCCATGTGCAGGGGTCAGGGCCAGGAGAAGGATCACGAATTAGTTTTGGACTGAACTTCAGTTCAGGGTCCTCAGACAAACCTCTGGGATCCTCCAGCACACAG AATGTTCCAGGTTCCGTATATACTGGAGTGCCTTTCAATAGTGTGATCCAGCTGAGTAGAGAGCTCATGGAGAACTGGGAAGGAACTGTACCTCACTGTACACCACCTCCAATGCTGAACCCGACACGTAGTGGAACGGGGCTCTTCTGCAACCTGTTGTCTTCCTTTGCTGTGGAAAACAGAGCAATGTGGACAGGCGAGAGGAAAGATGATGACTCACAAAG GTGCATAAATATAGGCCCAGAGTTCCAAGCTGAGCTGCCAGATCTGATAATAGATAGAAGAGAGCATGGGGTGTATCCAGAAGAAGTGGTCAGGGAGGAGCTGTTATGGAAACCTTGGGCGGAGTTAGAAGAAAATGACACCCTTTTACAGCatg TTGAGAATCTTCTTGACCTGAGCGCCTCCAGTGTTCTACCAGGAGGTGGCGCCAATTTGGAGCTTGCTCTTCACAGCCTGTCTCGTTGTAATGGAAACATTCTA GCAGCGCTGGAGATGCTGTTGTTTAAAGACTCCCCTCCATCAGAAAACTATCACTATTCTG GCACGGATATCTGGACTTTGAGTGAACAAAGACTGTTCCATAAAGCATTTACAATTTATGGAAAAGATTTCTCCTTTATACATAAAATG GTGAGAACAAAGCAGGTGTCACAGTGTATTGAATTCTACTACAACTCCAAGAGGCTTTCAGAGAAACAAAGGAAacagagtgagagagaaagagaaagtttGGAGGAAGAGAGACTTGCAGCCGTCATCAATCAG GTTCTTCCATCTCCCAAGATGCTAGCTAACCAACCCAGTATTGAGAGACTGATTCACACCCCACCACTTCCCACAAGCTTTCCTTGTAAACAGTGTGGAAA GAtgttctacaaaataaaaagcagAAATGCTCACATGAAGATCCATCGACAGCAGCAAGAGGACTGGAGAGAAAAGCTACAGATACACCCAAACCACAACCTGACCAGAGCACTGGCTCATCCAAACCAGACCCACCATCAGAATCACATCCTGACCCAAAGTCTAATTCAAAATTTGGTCCAGTCACAGAGCCAGTTGGCTTTTCTTCAAAGCACAAAGACTCAGAGTACATGCCCAACCAGTAGTACCAGTTGCATGGCTTCCACCCAGAATCCACAGATTGTGTCGAAAGCGCCCCCCTTATCCCTCCACACTGGACATCAGCAGACATGGGGCTCCCTGCACAGTGTGGAAACAGGCAGCCTGTTTTATAACAGAGGCTCCGTGGTAAATGGGCTTCATTTGAGCATACCAGACAGTGCAAGTAAACAATGGACTGATACCCAATAA
- the zpax4 gene encoding zona pellucida protein AX 4: MAFGFVLGGVLFLCAVTCALLDAKRFQQSATLPQVPIEVQCKAHSLSVSVDIPPSGSEPRFEAIDATGVYPITESYGAQCGYTYSVQPLLGRVILRASYFSCHTDNQNDEVFSFMFGVIIVAQSGEELFFNVSETCSVRPLSPREVICEENYMEVSVKTDLPCSTSGSVKEDFSAAFSVARSSAVEAWQVMLQQGGQLSEVMSTEDAAALGYFITARPGRLVFRTTFGQPYASVKMVSGLAIEVVEATVFFRQNWMVVMVDLVVACSLDKGSFDGYRLHWRTPAVMTPLALQSEFRSQYISIGVDGELLDEQASVDRGYSLTVGEDTIDSSIPIAAEGAIRKSFVTDGVYNELYTIQLTYQQSFADQRGVETKYNVIRQIATPPIPRLPFSINQTNPEERVFTVYLGNIPFDVELVAIELNGQEISVLTAMQMGYSITRVQEDGSDITFAYILRVPFEDQFVVKQYITEGLFEYSLEVKWTLNIISQMDSYYHFSSVTAFVQDILPFVFDSLCANNGIRFMKNHHEYDYLWDVVIGHYLLTQQLASERGYIMTNDSTSLTLDVPLFTIGFIYENITLQQFLGTFELLTRNAKTLEIKQSSAKSCLFETTELLVCSAEGVMTVVSDITKAVPAANPARTTLLDPSCRPQETDETRVLFSFGLNTCGTRFQIDQQYVTYENEIIFHELYSTDSKPVITRDAAYRMTVRCIYPVSGIESLFVDRKFRMGTPGIGQIKDPVKVPPQMPIQLQKQTVMKPSYQAVVAKKPADYVHVGQWSSPADEHAWSLGPNGNF, translated from the exons ATGGCTTTTGGATTCGTTTTAGG AGGGGTACTTTTCTTGTGTGCAGTAACATGTGCTCTACTTGATGCCAAAAGATTCCAGCAGTCCGCCACACTGCCACAAG TTCCCATTGAGGTTCAGTGCAAGGCCCATTCCCTGTCTGTCTCAGTGGACATACCGCCCTCTGGCAGTGAGCCTCGTTTTGAGGCAATTG ATGCCACAGGTGTGTATCCTATTACAGAGAGCTATGGGGCTCAGTGTGGTTACACTTACTCTGTCCAACCCCTGCTGGGTCGTGTTATTCTGAGAGCCTCATACTTCTCCTGTCACACAGACAATCAG AATGATGAGGTCTTCTCCTTCATGTTTGGTGTGATCATTGTGGCTCAGAGTGGTGAAGAATTATTTTTCAATGTCTCTGAGACTTGCTCTGTTCGTCCTCTTTCTCCAAGAGAGGTTATTTGTGAAGAGAACTACATGGAG GTGTCTGTGAAAACTGATCTTCCTTGCTCTACATCTGGCAGTGTTAAAGAAGACTTCTCTGCAGCTTTCTCTGTG GCCCGAAGTTCAGCAGTGGAGGCCTGGCAGGTGATGTTACAACAAGGAGGACAGCTGTCTGAAGTCATGTCGACTGAAGATGCTGCTGCTCTGGGCTACTTCATAACGGCCAGACCAGGCAGACTTGTTTTTCGGACAACCTTTGGACAACCTTACGCTTCTGTCAAAATG GTCAGTGGTCTTGCAATTGAGGTGGTTGAAGCCACAGTGTTTTTTAGACAGAACTGGATGGTGGTCATGGTGGACCTGGTTGTTGCCTGCTCACTGG aTAAAGGTTCTTTTGATGGCTACAGACTTCATTGGAGGACCCCTGCAGTAATGACTCCTCTGGCTCTTCAATCTGAGTTTAGGAGCCAGTACATAAGCATTGGAGTTGATGGTGAGCTCCTAGATGAACAGGCCTCAGTGGACCGAGGCTACTCTCTGACTGTCGGTGAAGACACCATTGACAGTAGCATCCCCATTGCTGCCGAGGGTGCGATCAGGAAG AGCTTTGTGACTGATGGTGTGTATAATGAGTTGTACACCATCCAGCTGACCTACCAGCAATCGTTTGCAGACCAGCGTGGTGTGGAGACAAAGTATAATGTGATCCGGCAAATAGCCACTCCACCAATTCCTCGTCTTCCCTTTTCAATTAACC AAACAAACCCTGAGGAACGAGTCTTCACAGTCTACCTGGGTAATATTCCTTTTGATGTGGAACTGGTGGCCATAGAGCTGAATGGGCAGGAGATCTCTGTGCTGACTGCCATGCAGATGGGATACTCCATCACCAGAGTCCAAGAAGATGGCAGTGATATTACCTTTGCGTACATCCTAAGGGTGCCGTTTGAGGACCAATTTGTTGTGAAGCAG taCATTACCGAGGGCCTTTTCGAGTACTCTTTGGAAGTTAAATGGACTTTGAACATAATTTCTCAAATGGATTCCTATTACCACTTTTCCTCTGTGACTGCTTTTGTCCAAGATATCC TTCCATTCGTCTTTGACAGCCTGTGTGCTAACAATGGCATACGCTTCATGAAAAATCATCATGAGTATGATTACTTGTGGGACGTTGTCATCGGTCACTACCTGCTGACCCAACAGCTGGCATCTGAGCGTGGCTACATCATGACCAATGACAGCACCTCCTTGACACTGGATGTCCCTCTATTTACAATCGGATTCATCTATGAG AACATCACTCTGCAGCAGTTCCTTGGCACATTTGAACTTCTCACCAGAAATGCTAAAACCCTGGAGATTAAGCAGTCCTCAGCCAAAAGCTGTCTCTTTGAAACCACTGAGCTCTTGG TGTGCTCTGCTGAGGGTGTGATGACTGTAGTGAGTGACATCACTAAAGCAGTACCTGCTGCAAACCCTGCCCGAACCACACTATTGGACCCAAGCTGCAGACCTCAAGAAACTGATGAGACCAGAGTCCTGTTCTCCTTTGGACTTAACACCTGTGGCACTAGATTTCAG ATTGATCAGCAGTATGTGACTTATGAAAATGAGATCATATTTCATGAGTTGTATTCCACAGACAGCAAGCCAGTAATAACAAGAGATGCTGCGTACAG GATGACCGTGAGGTGCATTTACCCAGTAAGTGGTATTGAAAGCCTTTTTGTGGACCGGAAGTTCAGAATGGGGACACCTGGAATTGGACAAATCAAGGACCCTGTGAAAG TTCCTCCCCAAATGCCCATACAGCTTCAGAAACAAACTGTTATGAAGCCCTCTTATCAGGCAGTTGTTGCAAAGAAACCAGCTGACTATGTGCATGTCGGCCAGTGGAGCTCACCAGCAGATGAACATGCTTGGTCATTAG GACCTAATGGCAACTTTTAG